In Nocardia yunnanensis, one DNA window encodes the following:
- a CDS encoding phosphatidylinositol mannoside acyltransferase: MTDKAYAAGWRIVRGLPEGLVRKGFDAGANFAARRANKKAHRGEPNMLRRNLAHVLGTTPDAVPDSLIAASMRSYARYWREAFRLPSMDHTALGASLHVAGTDHLDAALAQGKGAVLVLPHSGNWDMAGVWLVQNHGGLSTVNERLRPESLYERFVEFRESLGFEIFPLTGGEQPPFPQLADRLRDNKVVCLMGERDLTGKGVPVTMFGERTWVPAGAAKLAAQTGAAMLPVHCWFTEDADGTEGWGMEVFAPIDVSQGVAPATQALAEVFAANIAAHPADWHMLQPMWESDLSPARLERIAAAQQALGYREPVGDTGTEGSARETGAL; encoded by the coding sequence ATGACCGACAAGGCGTACGCGGCAGGTTGGCGTATCGTGCGCGGGCTGCCGGAAGGCTTGGTACGCAAGGGATTCGACGCCGGCGCGAACTTCGCGGCCCGGCGGGCGAACAAGAAGGCGCACCGTGGTGAGCCGAACATGTTGCGGCGCAACCTCGCTCATGTGCTCGGCACGACTCCGGACGCGGTGCCCGACAGCCTGATCGCGGCGAGCATGCGTTCCTACGCCCGCTACTGGCGCGAGGCGTTCCGGCTGCCGTCCATGGACCACACGGCGCTGGGCGCGTCGCTGCACGTAGCGGGCACCGATCACCTCGACGCGGCCCTGGCGCAGGGCAAGGGCGCGGTGCTGGTGCTCCCGCACTCGGGCAACTGGGACATGGCCGGGGTGTGGCTGGTGCAGAACCACGGCGGACTGTCCACGGTCAACGAGCGTTTGCGGCCGGAGTCGCTCTACGAGCGGTTCGTCGAATTCCGGGAGAGCCTGGGCTTCGAGATCTTCCCGCTCACCGGCGGTGAGCAGCCGCCGTTCCCGCAGCTGGCGGATCGGTTGCGGGACAACAAGGTCGTGTGCCTGATGGGGGAGCGCGACCTCACCGGCAAGGGCGTGCCGGTCACCATGTTCGGCGAACGCACCTGGGTGCCCGCGGGCGCGGCCAAACTGGCCGCTCAGACCGGGGCGGCGATGCTGCCCGTGCACTGCTGGTTCACCGAGGACGCGGACGGCACCGAGGGTTGGGGCATGGAAGTGTTCGCGCCCATCGACGTCTCCCAGGGCGTCGCCCCCGCCACCCAGGCGCTGGCGGAGGTGTTCGCCGCCAATATCGCCGCCCATCCCGCGGACTGGCACATGTTGCAGCCCATGTGGGAAAGTGACTTGTCACCGGCGCGATTGGAGCGGATCGCGGCCGCGCAACAGGCACTGGGGTATCGGGAACCGGTGGGCGACACCGGTACCGAGGGGTCGGCACGGGAAACAGGGGCGCTATGA
- the pgsA gene encoding phosphatidylinositol phosphate synthase yields the protein MLSFFGRETFAKATAPLGKALVSTGLTPDAMTLIGTTASIVAAVTLFPTGHLFWGTMVIWLFVMFDMLDGAMARARGGGTKYGAVLDATCDRVADGAIFAGLAWWSVYHENSKHLLVATLVVLVTSQVISYAKARAEASGLSADGGLIERPDRLIIVLVGAGFTGIGGYYGITWLSYAVYAAMYILAVLSIITVFQRVLAVRRSPGARDVLAPVAKAPEEPQR from the coding sequence GTGCTGAGCTTCTTCGGTCGCGAGACGTTCGCCAAAGCGACCGCGCCGCTGGGCAAAGCGCTGGTGAGCACCGGGCTCACGCCCGACGCGATGACGCTCATCGGCACCACCGCCTCGATCGTGGCGGCGGTGACGCTGTTCCCGACCGGTCACCTGTTCTGGGGCACCATGGTGATCTGGCTGTTCGTCATGTTCGACATGCTCGACGGGGCCATGGCGCGAGCGCGCGGCGGCGGCACGAAATACGGTGCGGTGCTGGACGCCACCTGCGACCGGGTGGCCGACGGCGCCATCTTCGCGGGCCTGGCCTGGTGGTCGGTGTACCACGAGAACTCCAAGCACCTGCTGGTGGCGACCCTGGTGGTGCTGGTGACCTCGCAGGTCATCAGCTACGCCAAGGCCCGCGCCGAGGCCAGCGGGCTCTCGGCCGACGGCGGTCTCATCGAACGGCCCGACCGGCTGATCATCGTGCTGGTCGGCGCCGGATTCACCGGGATCGGCGGGTACTACGGCATCACCTGGCTGTCGTACGCGGTGTACGCGGCCATGTACATCCTCGCCGTGCTCAGCATCATCACCGTCTTTCAGCGGGTCCTGGCCGTGCGCAGGTCGCCGGGCGCCCGCGACGTTCTCGCCCCCGTGGCGAAGGCCCCGGAGGAACCGCAGCGGTGA
- a CDS encoding glycosyltransferase family 4 protein, whose amino-acid sequence MRIGMVCPYSFDVPGGVQAHVVELAQVLIERGHKVSVLAPAADDTPLPDFVVSAGKAVAIPYNGSVARLSFGPTAYTRIRRWIAENDFDVLHIHEPNAPSLSMLALKIAEGPIVATFHTSTTKSLVLSTFQGVLRPYHEKISGRIAVSELARRWQVEALGGDAVEIPNGVDVPAFAHAPLLEGYPRAGKSVLFLGRFDEPRKGMEVLLGALPELVRRHPDLEVLIVGRGDEDRLRREAGDLAGHLRFLGQVSDAEKASAMRSADVYVAPNLGGESFGIVLVEAMAAGTAVVASDLDAFRRVLRDGTAGMLVPVGDAGRLAAAISTMLTDDAVRDEYIRCANQVVGEYDWPVVAEQILRVYETVTVGDMRVRTAG is encoded by the coding sequence ATGAGGATCGGCATGGTCTGCCCGTACTCGTTCGACGTTCCCGGCGGGGTGCAGGCGCACGTCGTGGAGTTGGCGCAGGTGCTCATCGAACGCGGCCACAAGGTGAGCGTGCTCGCACCCGCCGCCGACGACACGCCGCTGCCGGATTTCGTGGTGTCGGCGGGCAAGGCCGTGGCGATTCCCTACAACGGGTCGGTGGCGCGACTGTCGTTCGGGCCCACCGCCTACACGCGTATCCGCCGCTGGATCGCCGAGAACGATTTCGACGTCCTGCACATTCACGAACCCAACGCACCCAGCCTGTCGATGCTGGCGTTGAAGATCGCGGAGGGGCCGATCGTGGCCACCTTCCACACCTCGACCACGAAATCGTTGGTGCTCAGCACTTTTCAGGGCGTGCTGCGGCCGTATCACGAGAAGATCAGCGGCCGGATCGCGGTCAGTGAGCTGGCCCGGCGCTGGCAGGTGGAGGCGCTCGGCGGGGACGCCGTCGAAATCCCCAACGGGGTGGACGTGCCCGCGTTCGCGCACGCGCCGCTGCTGGAAGGCTATCCGCGCGCGGGCAAGTCGGTGCTGTTCCTCGGGCGGTTCGACGAGCCGCGCAAGGGGATGGAGGTGCTGCTGGGCGCGCTGCCGGAGCTGGTGCGCCGGCATCCGGACCTCGAGGTGCTCATCGTCGGGCGCGGGGACGAGGACCGGCTGCGGCGCGAGGCCGGCGACCTCGCCGGGCATCTGCGCTTCCTCGGGCAGGTCTCCGACGCCGAGAAGGCCTCCGCCATGCGCAGCGCCGATGTCTACGTCGCCCCGAATCTGGGCGGGGAGAGCTTCGGCATCGTGCTCGTCGAGGCCATGGCCGCCGGAACCGCCGTCGTGGCAAGCGATCTCGACGCCTTCCGGCGCGTCCTGCGCGACGGCACCGCGGGCATGCTGGTGCCGGTCGGGGACGCCGGACGACTGGCCGCGGCGATCAGCACCATGCTCACCGACGACGCCGTGCGCGACGAGTACATTCGCTGCGCGAATCAGGTTGTCGGCGAATACGATTGGCCGGTCGTGGCCGAGCAGATCCTGCGCGTGTACGAGACCGTCACCGTCGGCGACATGCGCGTCAGGACCGCCGGATGA
- a CDS encoding HIT family protein produces the protein MSEPTAPRPEQIVDTGAGDPDRLQRLWTPYRMSYITGEVEEPKAPKKTGHPFTDIPEMSDEDGLIIARGQWVYAVLNLYPYNPGHTMVVPYRRVANLEDLTPRESLELMAFTQQAIRVMKQVSRPEGFNVGLNLGGVAGGSLADHLHQHIVPRWSGDANFITVVGGVKVMPQLLRETRALLAQAWKEAD, from the coding sequence ATGAGTGAACCGACCGCGCCCCGGCCCGAGCAGATCGTGGATACCGGCGCCGGGGATCCGGACCGGCTGCAGCGGTTGTGGACCCCCTACCGGATGTCCTACATCACCGGCGAGGTCGAGGAACCCAAGGCGCCCAAGAAGACCGGGCATCCCTTCACCGACATCCCCGAGATGTCGGACGAGGACGGGCTGATCATCGCGCGCGGGCAGTGGGTGTACGCGGTGCTCAACCTGTATCCGTACAACCCCGGCCACACCATGGTGGTGCCGTATCGGCGGGTGGCCAACCTGGAGGACCTGACGCCGCGGGAGAGCCTCGAGCTGATGGCGTTCACCCAGCAGGCGATTCGCGTCATGAAGCAGGTGTCGCGGCCCGAGGGCTTCAATGTCGGATTGAATCTCGGTGGTGTCGCCGGTGGTTCACTCGCCGATCACCTGCATCAACATATCGTGCCGCGCTGGAGTGGGGACGCGAATTTCATTACCGTCGTCGGCGGAGTGAAGGTGATGCCGCAGCTGCTCCGGGAAACCCGGGCGCTGCTGGCACAGGCGTGGAAGGAAGCCGACTAG
- a CDS encoding (2Fe-2S)-binding protein: protein MPGTELLRPEWLAERIAEMGISWGTADSRVSGTLWWCMAASSLVDPIVAAVASGQPAFDPALEHLGLEIRADGGVERVIPEPHAYAIALGTVAAEGPATDMNCAHPEPHSAACCATAPIGQALRHTLSRVIPIVAEVSGAGVPALWAIVADAIGNRALDIGAAEAGARLARDVAGRLPVPRFQDVGGRTFVRRISCCLVFEVPGCEMCTSCPKRPAPDREARLAELAARG, encoded by the coding sequence GTGCCGGGCACCGAGCTGCTGCGGCCCGAATGGCTGGCCGAACGGATCGCCGAGATGGGGATCAGCTGGGGGACTGCCGACTCGCGGGTGTCGGGGACGCTGTGGTGGTGCATGGCGGCCAGTTCGCTGGTGGATCCGATCGTCGCGGCCGTCGCCAGCGGGCAGCCCGCGTTCGATCCGGCGCTCGAACACCTCGGCCTCGAGATTCGCGCCGACGGGGGCGTGGAGCGCGTGATTCCCGAACCGCACGCCTACGCGATCGCGCTCGGCACGGTGGCGGCGGAGGGCCCCGCCACCGACATGAATTGCGCTCACCCCGAACCGCATTCGGCGGCCTGCTGCGCCACCGCACCGATCGGGCAGGCCCTGCGGCACACGCTGTCGCGGGTCATCCCGATCGTCGCCGAGGTCTCCGGCGCGGGCGTCCCCGCCCTGTGGGCGATCGTCGCCGACGCCATCGGCAATCGCGCCCTCGACATCGGCGCCGCCGAGGCCGGCGCCCGGCTCGCCCGTGACGTCGCCGGGCGCCTGCCCGTCCCGCGTTTTCAGGACGTCGGCGGCCGCACGTTCGTGCGCCGCATCTCCTGCTGCCTGGTGTTCGAGGTGCCCGGTTGCGAGATGTGCACCAGCTGCCCGAAACGCCCCGCGCCCGATCGCGAAGCCCGCCTGGCCGAACTCGCCGCCCGCGGCTGA
- a CDS encoding SulP family inorganic anion transporter produces MSRDTDSPPGRTAGRFDSLLRHDLPASLVVFLVALPLSLGIAVASGAPIAAGLIAAVVGGLVVGILGGAPLQVSGPAAGLTVVVATTINEFGWKTACFITVLAGGMQILFGLSRIARAALAIAPVVVHAMLAGIGITIALQQLHVLLGGSSRSSAWQNLIQLPNELLNLHGDDFLIGLVVIGLMLGWKKVPGRLQVLPGPLVAVVTATVLSLVLPGDPERIVLNGSLFDAIGLPGLPDGDWGGVVLAALTIALIASVESLLSAVSVDKMHTGARTDFDRELVGQGAANMVSGALGGLPVTGVIVRSATNVAAGARSRASAFLHGIWVLVFSVALVGVVQQIPKSALAGLLIVVGIQLVKLAHIKLARRTGDLLVYVVTVLGVVFLNLLEGVIIGLLLAFALLLWRVVRVSITAGPVAGTERWLISIDGTCTFLALPRLTSELRKVPEGADALVELSVDFLDHAAYEAIHDWARQHESTGGSVEYVELGTAHMAHALTGPPVRGRARSLLDDVLRPWRADDGNPITKGVAAFHRRNAHVVRPHLDELRDGQQPHSLFLTCADSRIVPNVITNSGPGDLFTIRNVGNLVAAGGRDASLEAALSFAIDELGVDNVVVCGHSSCGAMKALIAGGSAGPGLDNWLVHGRPSVDRFHAGDPVAAAAARAGFGVADQLSMVNVAVQLETLRAHPVVRRAMRERGLQVSGLFFDIASARVLAVTAEGIADIDAPDLAGVLAHTH; encoded by the coding sequence ATGTCTCGCGACACCGATTCACCGCCAGGCAGAACCGCCGGCAGATTCGATTCCCTGCTGCGCCACGATCTCCCTGCGTCCCTCGTCGTCTTTCTCGTCGCGCTGCCGCTCTCGCTCGGCATCGCGGTCGCCTCCGGCGCGCCCATCGCCGCCGGACTCATCGCCGCCGTCGTCGGCGGTCTCGTCGTCGGAATTCTCGGCGGCGCGCCCCTGCAGGTCAGCGGGCCCGCCGCCGGCCTGACCGTGGTGGTCGCCACCACCATCAACGAATTCGGCTGGAAGACAGCCTGTTTCATCACCGTCCTGGCCGGCGGTATGCAAATCCTGTTCGGGCTCAGCCGCATCGCGCGCGCGGCCCTGGCCATCGCACCGGTGGTGGTGCACGCCATGCTCGCCGGCATCGGCATCACCATCGCGCTGCAGCAGCTGCACGTGCTGCTGGGCGGATCCTCGCGAAGTTCCGCCTGGCAGAACCTGATTCAGCTGCCCAACGAGCTGCTCAACCTGCACGGCGACGACTTCCTGATCGGCCTGGTCGTCATCGGCCTCATGCTCGGCTGGAAGAAGGTCCCCGGCCGGCTGCAGGTGCTGCCCGGACCGCTGGTCGCGGTCGTGACCGCCACCGTGCTGTCGCTGGTGCTGCCCGGCGATCCGGAACGCATCGTGTTGAACGGCTCGCTGTTCGACGCCATCGGGCTGCCCGGCCTGCCCGACGGCGACTGGGGCGGGGTGGTGCTCGCGGCACTGACCATCGCCCTGATCGCCAGCGTCGAGAGCCTGCTGTCGGCGGTCTCCGTCGACAAGATGCACACCGGTGCGCGCACCGACTTCGATCGCGAACTGGTCGGCCAGGGCGCGGCCAATATGGTCTCCGGCGCGCTCGGCGGGCTGCCGGTCACCGGCGTCATCGTGCGCAGCGCCACCAATGTGGCCGCGGGCGCCCGTTCGCGGGCTTCGGCGTTCCTGCACGGCATCTGGGTCCTGGTGTTCTCGGTGGCGCTGGTGGGCGTCGTCCAGCAGATTCCGAAATCGGCGCTGGCCGGTCTGCTCATCGTGGTCGGCATCCAGCTGGTCAAGCTCGCCCACATCAAGCTGGCCCGCCGCACCGGCGACCTGCTGGTGTACGTGGTGACCGTGCTCGGCGTGGTGTTCCTCAACCTCCTGGAAGGCGTGATCATCGGTCTGCTGCTGGCCTTCGCGCTGCTGCTGTGGCGCGTCGTGCGGGTGTCCATCACCGCCGGACCGGTGGCGGGCACCGAGCGCTGGCTGATCAGCATCGACGGCACCTGCACCTTCCTGGCGCTGCCCAGGCTGACCTCGGAACTGCGCAAGGTGCCCGAGGGCGCCGACGCGCTGGTGGAACTCAGTGTCGACTTCCTCGACCACGCCGCCTACGAGGCCATCCACGACTGGGCACGCCAGCACGAAAGCACCGGCGGCAGCGTCGAATACGTGGAACTGGGCACCGCGCACATGGCGCACGCGCTGACCGGCCCGCCGGTGCGCGGCCGCGCCCGCAGCCTGCTCGACGACGTGCTGCGGCCGTGGCGCGCCGACGACGGCAACCCGATCACCAAGGGCGTGGCCGCTTTCCACCGCCGCAACGCGCATGTGGTGCGCCCGCACCTGGACGAGCTGCGCGACGGGCAGCAGCCGCACTCGCTCTTCCTGACCTGCGCGGATTCGCGGATCGTGCCCAACGTGATCACCAACAGCGGGCCCGGTGACCTGTTCACCATCCGCAATGTCGGCAATCTGGTCGCCGCCGGCGGCCGGGACGCCTCCCTCGAGGCGGCGCTGTCGTTCGCCATCGACGAACTCGGCGTCGACAACGTGGTGGTCTGCGGGCATTCGTCCTGTGGCGCGATGAAGGCGCTGATCGCGGGCGGTTCCGCCGGTCCCGGCCTGGACAACTGGCTGGTGCACGGCCGTCCCAGCGTGGACCGATTCCACGCCGGCGACCCGGTCGCCGCCGCGGCCGCCCGCGCCGGATTCGGCGTGGCCGATCAGCTCTCGATGGTCAATGTGGCCGTCCAGCTCGAGACGCTGCGCGCCCACCCGGTGGTGCGCCGCGCGATGCGGGAACGGGGACTGCAGGTTTCGGGCCTGTTCTTCGACATCGCCTCCGCGCGCGTGCTGGCAGTCACGGCCGAGGGCATCGCCGACATCGACGCCCCCGACCTCGCGGGCGTCCTGGCACACACCCACTGA
- the thrS gene encoding threonine--tRNA ligase, producing the protein MTTSAQQTPVARVRVPAGTTAGAAVREADLPSKGPGAVIVVRDAAGDLKDLSWIPELDTEVEAVTADSPDGRNVIRHSAAHVLAQAVQQEFPGAKLGIGPFIKDGFYYDFQVERPFTPEDLAKLESRMKKIIKGAQRFSRRVVEVDEARIELAKEPFKLELISDKSGIDDPEVMEVGGKELTIYDNLDPRTGELIWADLCRGPHLPTTKYIPAFKLTRSSAAYWRGDQSREDLQRIYGTAWESTEAQDEYLHLLEEAEKRDHRKLGLELDLFSFPDELGSGLPVFHPKGGIIRKELEDYSRRRHIAAGYEFVNTPHITKGHLFEVSGHLDWYRDGMFPAMHLDAELNEDGSVRKPGQDYYVKPMNCPMHNLIFRSRGRSYRELPLRMFEFGSVYRYEKSGVVHGLTRVRGMTQDDAHIYCTKEQMHAELTSTLQFVLSLLRDYGLDDFYLELSTKDPKKFVGSDELWEEATETLRKVATDSGLELVPDPGGAAFYGPKISVQAKDALGRTWQMSTIQLDFNLPERFELEYTGSDGAKHRPVMIHRALFGSIERFFGVLTEHYAGAFPAWLSPVQVVGIPVAEAFAEHLDGVIEALRDNNIRAEVDRSDDRMQKKIFNQTAQKIPFQLLAGARDVENDAVSFRFRDGSQVNGVPVADAVATITDWIQRRENASPTAEGFEIRKGDQ; encoded by the coding sequence GTGACCACCTCAGCCCAGCAGACCCCAGTCGCCCGCGTCCGGGTTCCGGCTGGGACTACCGCCGGGGCCGCGGTGCGCGAGGCGGATCTGCCCAGCAAGGGCCCGGGCGCGGTGATCGTGGTGCGCGACGCTGCCGGTGACCTCAAGGATCTGTCGTGGATTCCCGAGCTGGACACCGAGGTCGAGGCCGTCACCGCCGATTCCCCGGACGGGCGCAATGTGATCCGGCATTCGGCCGCGCACGTGCTCGCGCAGGCGGTGCAGCAGGAGTTTCCGGGCGCGAAACTGGGCATCGGCCCGTTCATCAAGGACGGCTTCTACTACGACTTCCAGGTGGAGCGTCCCTTCACCCCGGAGGATCTGGCCAAGCTGGAATCCCGGATGAAGAAGATCATCAAAGGCGCGCAGCGGTTTTCGCGCCGGGTGGTCGAGGTCGACGAGGCCCGGATCGAGCTGGCCAAGGAGCCGTTCAAGCTCGAGCTGATCTCCGACAAGTCCGGCATCGACGATCCGGAGGTCATGGAGGTCGGCGGCAAAGAGCTGACCATCTACGACAACCTGGATCCCCGCACCGGCGAGCTGATCTGGGCCGACCTGTGCCGCGGCCCGCACCTGCCGACCACCAAGTACATTCCGGCGTTCAAGCTGACCCGCTCGAGCGCGGCGTACTGGCGTGGCGATCAGTCGCGGGAGGATCTGCAGCGCATCTACGGCACCGCCTGGGAATCCACCGAGGCTCAGGACGAGTACCTGCACCTGCTGGAAGAGGCCGAGAAGCGCGATCACCGCAAGCTCGGTCTCGAACTGGACCTGTTCTCCTTCCCCGACGAGCTGGGCTCGGGCCTGCCGGTGTTCCACCCCAAGGGCGGCATCATCCGCAAGGAGCTCGAGGACTACTCGCGCCGCCGCCACATCGCCGCGGGCTACGAGTTCGTCAACACCCCGCACATCACCAAGGGCCACCTGTTCGAGGTCTCCGGCCACCTGGACTGGTACCGCGACGGCATGTTCCCGGCCATGCATCTGGACGCCGAACTCAACGAGGACGGCTCGGTGCGCAAGCCCGGCCAGGACTACTACGTCAAGCCGATGAACTGCCCGATGCACAACCTGATCTTCCGCTCGCGCGGGCGCTCGTATCGCGAACTGCCTTTGCGCATGTTCGAATTCGGCTCGGTGTACCGCTACGAGAAGTCCGGCGTCGTGCACGGCCTGACCCGCGTGCGCGGCATGACGCAGGACGACGCGCACATCTACTGCACCAAGGAGCAGATGCACGCGGAGCTCACCTCCACGCTGCAGTTCGTGCTCTCGCTGCTGCGCGACTACGGCCTCGACGACTTCTACCTCGAACTCTCGACCAAGGACCCGAAGAAGTTCGTGGGCTCCGACGAGCTGTGGGAGGAGGCCACCGAGACCCTGCGCAAGGTGGCCACCGACTCCGGTCTCGAGCTGGTCCCGGATCCGGGCGGCGCGGCCTTCTACGGCCCGAAGATCTCCGTGCAGGCCAAGGACGCGCTCGGCCGCACCTGGCAGATGTCCACCATCCAGCTGGATTTCAACCTGCCCGAGCGTTTCGAACTCGAATACACCGGCAGCGACGGCGCCAAGCATCGCCCGGTCATGATCCACCGCGCGCTCTTCGGCTCCATCGAGCGGTTCTTCGGCGTGCTCACCGAGCACTACGCGGGCGCGTTCCCGGCGTGGCTGTCGCCGGTGCAGGTGGTCGGCATCCCCGTCGCCGAAGCCTTCGCCGAACACCTCGACGGTGTCATCGAGGCCTTGCGCGACAACAATATTCGCGCTGAGGTCGACCGTAGCGACGACCGCATGCAGAAGAAGATCTTCAACCAGACCGCGCAGAAGATCCCCTTCCAGCTGCTGGCCGGCGCGCGCGATGTGGAGAACGACGCGGTCAGCTTCCGCTTCCGTGACGGCAGCCAGGTCAACGGTGTGCCGGTCGCCGACGCGGTGGCCACCATCACCGACTGGATTCAGCGGCGCGAGAACGCATCTCCGACCGCGGAGGGCTTCGAGATCCGCAAAGGCGATCAATGA
- a CDS encoding NUDIX hydrolase yields the protein MTFSATTILVLALIAAAIITAAVWAYTAANRLDRLHVRTDQARHALDAALARRAVVARSVATTLSGLYDPALVEQARRLTALADRAERSNWRDRETVENQLAAALSAIDVALLPPQQVAELADAEARVLIARRFHNDAVRDTLALRTRRLVRWVHLAGTAPLPTYFEIAERVTPAASTGLEVDTVRTSARVVLVDEHDRVLLLQGIDPKGSDVPFWFTIGGGVHPGETLREAAIRELYEETGHAADSSALRGPLWRRVAVFPFNGELIRSEELFFALRTKNFEVDPANRDYVERRSIIGNKWCTPTDIAHLDHSGETVYPYHLDQLLPEALAAADAPTNPEVRSIR from the coding sequence ATCACCTTCTCCGCGACCACCATTCTGGTTCTCGCGCTCATCGCCGCCGCCATCATCACCGCGGCGGTGTGGGCGTACACCGCCGCGAACCGCCTCGACCGCCTGCACGTCCGCACCGACCAGGCCCGCCACGCCCTCGACGCGGCCCTGGCGCGGCGCGCGGTCGTGGCCCGCTCGGTGGCGACCACCCTGTCCGGGCTCTACGATCCGGCCCTCGTCGAACAGGCCCGCCGGCTCACCGCCCTGGCCGACCGCGCCGAACGCTCCAACTGGCGCGACCGCGAAACCGTCGAAAACCAGCTCGCCGCGGCGCTGTCCGCCATCGACGTGGCGCTGCTGCCGCCGCAGCAGGTCGCCGAGCTGGCCGACGCCGAGGCCCGCGTGCTCATCGCGCGGCGCTTCCACAACGATGCCGTCCGCGACACCCTCGCCCTGCGCACCCGGCGGCTGGTCCGCTGGGTACACCTGGCCGGTACCGCGCCGCTGCCGACCTATTTCGAAATCGCCGAGCGCGTCACCCCCGCCGCCTCCACCGGCCTCGAGGTCGACACCGTCCGCACCTCGGCCCGCGTGGTGCTGGTCGACGAGCACGACCGTGTCCTGCTGTTGCAGGGCATCGACCCCAAGGGTTCCGACGTCCCGTTCTGGTTCACCATCGGCGGCGGCGTCCACCCCGGAGAAACCTTGCGCGAGGCCGCGATCCGCGAACTCTACGAGGAAACCGGCCACGCCGCCGACTCCTCCGCGCTCCGCGGCCCGCTGTGGCGCCGGGTCGCGGTGTTCCCCTTCAACGGCGAACTCATCCGCTCCGAAGAACTCTTCTTCGCCCTGCGCACCAAGAACTTCGAGGTCGACCCCGCCAACCGCGACTACGTCGAACGCCGCTCCATCATCGGCAACAAATGGTGCACCCCCACCGATATCGCCCACCTCGACCACTCCGGCGAAACCGTCTACCCCTATCACCTGGACCAACTCCTCCCCGAAGCCCTCGCCGCTGCCGACGCCCCCACCAACCCCGAGGTCCGCTCCATCCGCTGA